One genomic region from Paramicrobacterium agarici encodes:
- a CDS encoding AAA family ATPase: MKINRLSITGFGPYRTTQVIDFDAYADDGLFLISGKTGAGKSSILDAIAFALYDSVPRYDGTKSRLRSDHCAPGDETRVELEFTIGDTRYRVARSPEYEVPKKRGAGMTMQKSAAQLDVLDGADWAGIASRPVDVANELAEIVGLKKEQFLQVILLAQNRFQQFLLASSRDREAVLRSLFGTARFADYEDAVAERRRELEKQLAAARAQAEQLIADAAHLAEGQAPETGAIEWLEERVFELGARMASAISEASAADLVRDAAEAKHAEATELRRRQQRRADAEKRSAELDDAEPAISERRSELEIAESVERVWPYIVSAHSARSASETARGSLETARESHVAAGGSADAGTDELDAVADSLSGRLALLHEVLEQESRLAALTEAEAEAAQRRQAADAAIVEREQRLAALPAEITAVHDELTAARVEAARVDGTATDVERLLSARAAAERADEIEDSRDEARKTEAQRVRENTEASACLQRMLDERLAGHAAELAADLRDGEPCAVCGSTQHPSPAEHTGDPVSEADIETARDALADREQAKADAAREVSALEAKLAEQRAIAGERSVEQIDSELEPARERLAAAQHEASRVGDIAKRHTTLLEERDAGDAEREKLRAERDAQVAAEKEAHTEVARIRRAVDEQRGDEASVADAVQSATRQREAAVALASALRTRDDRDRSAAQAERSLAENLAEHRFADEASAEAARRSAPDRERLRDSIRSHDDARAAVRAILTEPELADLPVEQPDTDATAAAVAEARQVRDEARRVRDTIAERHTQLVRTVTTVKQRLVDSAAANAEFEIVQNLSKTLAGDGPNTRKMRLEGFVLAAELERIVEAANARLRTMTGGRYSLEHDDSVQYRNVKSGLGLAIFDQHTGVARATHSLSGGETFLASLALALGLAEVVTARSGGITLDTLFIDEGFGSLDADTLEVAMSTLDSLRAGGRTVGLISHVEGMKEQIPAKLRIRIADGGWSEIQQGT, translated from the coding sequence GTGAAGATCAACCGGCTGAGCATCACGGGGTTCGGCCCGTATCGCACGACTCAGGTTATCGATTTCGACGCGTACGCCGACGACGGCCTGTTTCTGATCTCAGGAAAGACAGGTGCGGGCAAGTCGAGCATTCTCGATGCCATCGCCTTCGCGCTGTACGACAGTGTTCCGCGGTACGACGGCACGAAGTCCCGCCTGCGCAGTGACCATTGCGCTCCGGGTGATGAGACTCGGGTAGAACTCGAGTTCACCATCGGTGACACGCGGTACCGGGTGGCGCGCTCGCCGGAGTATGAGGTTCCGAAGAAGCGCGGCGCGGGCATGACGATGCAGAAGTCGGCGGCGCAGCTCGACGTGCTCGACGGCGCTGACTGGGCTGGCATCGCCTCGCGCCCGGTCGATGTGGCGAACGAACTCGCCGAGATTGTCGGATTGAAGAAGGAACAGTTTCTGCAGGTGATTCTGCTCGCCCAGAACCGTTTTCAGCAGTTTCTGCTAGCGAGCAGCCGCGATCGTGAGGCTGTGCTGCGCAGCCTGTTCGGCACGGCGCGGTTCGCCGACTACGAAGACGCGGTGGCCGAGCGCCGTCGCGAGCTCGAGAAGCAGCTCGCCGCGGCTCGCGCGCAGGCTGAGCAGCTCATTGCCGACGCCGCGCATCTGGCCGAGGGGCAGGCGCCCGAGACCGGCGCGATCGAGTGGCTCGAGGAGCGCGTGTTCGAGCTGGGCGCGCGCATGGCGAGTGCGATTTCTGAGGCCAGTGCCGCCGACCTTGTGCGCGACGCTGCCGAGGCCAAGCACGCGGAGGCAACTGAGCTGCGGCGCCGGCAGCAGCGCAGGGCCGACGCCGAGAAGCGTTCGGCCGAACTCGACGACGCCGAACCCGCGATCAGCGAACGGCGCTCGGAGCTGGAGATAGCCGAGAGCGTTGAACGCGTGTGGCCGTACATCGTGAGCGCCCACTCCGCACGGTCAGCCAGCGAAACAGCGCGGGGAAGTCTCGAAACTGCTCGTGAATCGCACGTCGCTGCCGGGGGAAGCGCAGATGCCGGCACCGACGAGCTCGACGCTGTCGCCGACTCGCTGTCAGGGCGTCTCGCTCTGCTTCACGAGGTTCTCGAACAAGAGTCTCGCCTCGCCGCGCTCACCGAGGCCGAGGCTGAGGCGGCCCAGCGCAGGCAGGCTGCCGATGCTGCGATCGTGGAGCGTGAGCAGAGGCTCGCGGCTCTTCCCGCTGAGATCACAGCGGTTCACGACGAGCTCACGGCTGCCCGCGTCGAGGCGGCGCGTGTCGACGGAACCGCGACCGATGTCGAGCGCCTCCTGTCCGCGCGAGCGGCTGCCGAACGTGCTGACGAGATCGAGGACTCTCGCGACGAGGCCCGAAAGACCGAAGCGCAACGCGTGCGTGAAAACACAGAGGCGTCGGCTTGCCTGCAGCGAATGCTCGACGAACGGCTTGCCGGGCATGCGGCCGAGCTCGCAGCCGATCTGCGCGATGGAGAGCCGTGCGCGGTGTGTGGCTCGACGCAGCATCCGTCACCCGCGGAGCACACCGGTGACCCCGTGAGCGAGGCCGACATCGAGACGGCACGCGACGCGCTTGCAGATCGTGAGCAGGCAAAGGCGGATGCTGCGCGAGAAGTGTCTGCGCTCGAAGCGAAGCTCGCCGAGCAGCGTGCGATCGCGGGCGAACGTTCGGTGGAACAGATCGACAGCGAGCTGGAGCCGGCACGCGAGCGCCTTGCAGCCGCGCAGCACGAAGCATCGCGGGTCGGCGACATCGCGAAGCGGCACACGACGCTCCTCGAGGAGCGCGATGCCGGCGATGCCGAACGTGAGAAGCTGCGCGCCGAGCGCGACGCGCAGGTGGCGGCTGAGAAGGAAGCACACACCGAGGTTGCTCGAATCAGGCGGGCCGTCGATGAACAGCGGGGCGACGAGGCGTCGGTCGCTGATGCCGTGCAGTCGGCTACTCGCCAGCGCGAAGCGGCCGTCGCGCTCGCGTCGGCGCTGCGCACGCGTGACGATCGTGACCGCTCGGCGGCGCAAGCCGAGAGGTCGCTCGCCGAGAACCTCGCTGAGCACCGCTTCGCGGACGAGGCGTCGGCGGAGGCCGCGAGACGGTCTGCTCCCGACCGGGAGCGTCTGCGCGACAGCATCCGGTCCCATGATGACGCTCGAGCAGCGGTGAGAGCGATCCTCACCGAACCAGAGCTCGCCGACCTTCCCGTTGAGCAGCCGGACACCGACGCCACGGCGGCAGCGGTCGCCGAAGCGCGCCAGGTTCGCGATGAGGCGCGACGCGTTCGCGACACGATAGCCGAGCGTCACACGCAGCTCGTGCGAACCGTGACGACGGTCAAGCAGAGGCTCGTCGACAGTGCGGCGGCGAACGCTGAGTTCGAGATTGTGCAGAACCTGTCGAAGACCCTCGCGGGCGACGGGCCGAATACTCGCAAGATGCGGTTGGAGGGCTTTGTTCTCGCGGCGGAGCTTGAGCGCATCGTCGAGGCGGCGAACGCGCGGCTGCGTACCATGACGGGCGGCCGATACTCGCTCGAGCACGACGACTCAGTGCAGTACCGCAACGTGAAGTCGGGCCTCGGCCTCGCGATCTTCGACCAGCACACCGGTGTCGCCCGGGCCACGCACTCGCTGTCAGGAGGCGAGACGTTTCTCGCCTCCCTTGCCCTCGCGCTCGGTCTCGCCGAGGTCGTCACCGCGCGGTCCGGAGGCATCACGCTCGACACATTGTTTATCGACGAGGGCTTCGGCTCGCTCGATGCCGACACCCTTGAGGTTGCCATGTCGACGCTCGACTCGCTGCGAGCCGGCGGTCGGACCGTCGGGCTCATCAGCCACGTTGAGGGGATGAAAGAGCAGATTCCGGCAAAGCTGCGCATCAGGATCGCGGACGGCGGATGGAGCGAGATTCAACAGGGTACCTGA
- a CDS encoding beta strand repeat-containing protein → MKRTLTRCLYGTLLAGGIIFFGATAANAAEQSPDDESTACGCVTNIVSDVTDTATDAVDDIVSSVTDHASSPAEDTAAPAEETMPPAEDSTPPAEDTTPPAEESAPPAEETAPPAEETAPPADDATPPADASGSSDATTSGDDSVAGGSAVSPDVELPITVDGLALSLVGDSTSSGATSNSATGDAANAETEATTSGDDSVAGGSAVSPVVSVPITVNGIAVSAVGDSATADAAAHADGADGSEDAAATTSGDDSVAGGTAANPVVTVPITIDGIAVSGLGDAATSAATADAESADGMSNTGAMTSGDDGILGGTALGGVVGLPVTVNGIAVSGLGDSMTSGAMSESATGGSGAADADSVTSGDESVAGGTAVSPVATAPINLNGAAVSVLGDAMTSSAMAESGAADADTADAGAVTAGDESVAGGTAVSPAVTAPINLNGAAVSVLGDAMTSSAMAESGAADADTADAGAVTAGDDSVAGGTAVSPVADLPISVNGSAVSVLGDSMTSGAMAETATGGAGATDADSATSGDDSVAGGTAVSPVVTAPIDLNGSAVSVLGDSMTSEAIAGTGAASSADDGVATSGDDGALSGTAVDGAVGLPVSVNGSAVSVLGDSMTSGAMSETSTADAGEADAGATTTGDDGVLSGTAVDGVVGLPVSVNGFAVSVFGDSMTSGAMAETGTAVAGAGTAEAGAVTAVGDSVAGGTAVSPVAGLPVSVNGSAVSVLGDSMTSGAMAEASAVDAADGGVVTSGDDAALGGTAVDGVVGLPVSLNGTAVSGVGDSTTSNATAGSNSPGDSGASESSGDDSILGGTLLDLGVDAPVTINGDAISVVGDSTVDGATSGGSGPDDPGADDPGTDDPGTDDPGTDDPGTDDPGTDDPGTDAPGPDDPGIHVPDVDGPDSEGPASSAAETTAAGASESPAGWVNGAMDEELAETGADGSSAIFGIAALLLLIGVGVKLIGRKRSLRRH, encoded by the coding sequence ATGAAACGCACATTGACAAGGTGTCTCTATGGCACCTTGCTTGCCGGAGGAATAATTTTCTTCGGCGCTACTGCGGCGAATGCCGCGGAGCAATCGCCCGACGATGAGAGCACGGCCTGCGGCTGTGTCACCAACATCGTCAGCGACGTGACCGATACTGCGACGGATGCTGTCGATGACATCGTCTCGTCGGTGACGGATCATGCGTCGTCACCAGCGGAGGACACTGCGGCGCCGGCTGAGGAAACAATGCCGCCTGCGGAAGATTCGACGCCTCCGGCTGAAGACACAACGCCGCCTGCGGAAGAATCTGCACCGCCGGCTGAGGAGACGGCGCCTCCTGCTGAGGAGACGGCGCCTCCCGCTGACGACGCAACACCGCCAGCCGATGCTTCCGGGTCGTCAGACGCCACAACGTCTGGTGATGACAGCGTGGCTGGCGGGTCCGCAGTGAGCCCCGACGTGGAGCTGCCGATCACTGTTGACGGGCTTGCCCTGTCGCTCGTCGGCGACTCCACATCGTCGGGAGCGACGTCCAATTCGGCAACAGGTGACGCGGCGAATGCTGAAACCGAGGCCACCACCTCGGGTGACGACAGTGTCGCGGGCGGGAGCGCAGTAAGCCCGGTCGTGTCCGTGCCGATCACCGTGAACGGCATCGCTGTCTCTGCCGTCGGTGATTCCGCAACCGCAGATGCTGCAGCACACGCTGACGGCGCCGACGGATCCGAGGATGCTGCCGCGACGACGTCGGGTGACGACAGCGTGGCGGGCGGAACCGCGGCGAATCCAGTCGTCACCGTTCCGATCACAATCGACGGCATCGCCGTCTCAGGGCTCGGCGACGCGGCGACGTCAGCAGCGACGGCTGATGCGGAATCGGCTGACGGCATGAGCAATACCGGCGCGATGACGTCGGGTGACGACGGAATCCTCGGTGGCACCGCCCTCGGCGGCGTTGTCGGGCTTCCTGTGACCGTGAACGGAATCGCGGTCTCCGGTCTCGGTGACTCGATGACTTCGGGTGCCATGTCCGAGAGCGCAACTGGAGGATCCGGTGCAGCCGATGCTGATTCGGTGACTTCTGGCGATGAAAGTGTTGCTGGCGGTACGGCCGTGAGTCCGGTGGCGACTGCACCGATCAACCTGAATGGTGCCGCGGTTTCGGTTCTTGGCGACGCAATGACGTCGAGTGCCATGGCCGAGTCAGGCGCGGCTGACGCTGATACTGCTGACGCTGGTGCCGTCACTGCCGGTGACGAAAGTGTTGCTGGCGGTACGGCCGTAAGTCCGGCCGTGACTGCTCCGATCAACCTGAATGGTGCCGCGGTTTCGGTTCTCGGCGACGCAATGACGTCGAGTGCCATGGCCGAGTCAGGCGCGGCTGACGCTGACACTGCGGACGCTGGTGCCGTCACTGCCGGCGACGACAGCGTTGCTGGTGGCACTGCCGTGTCTCCGGTGGCGGATCTGCCGATCTCGGTGAACGGTTCCGCTGTTTCCGTTCTCGGTGACTCGATGACCTCGGGTGCCATGGCCGAAACTGCAACTGGAGGCGCCGGTGCAACCGATGCTGATTCGGCGACCTCCGGCGACGACAGCGTTGCTGGTGGCACTGCCGTGAGTCCGGTCGTGACTGCACCGATCGACCTGAATGGTTCCGCCGTTTCGGTTCTGGGTGACTCGATGACGTCGGAAGCTATAGCTGGCACCGGTGCTGCGAGTTCCGCTGACGACGGCGTTGCCACCTCGGGTGACGACGGTGCTCTGAGCGGTACTGCTGTTGACGGTGCGGTTGGTCTGCCGGTTTCGGTGAACGGTTCTGCTGTTTCGGTTCTCGGTGACTCGATGACCTCGGGCGCCATGTCCGAGACCAGCACGGCTGACGCTGGAGAAGCGGATGCTGGAGCAACGACAACCGGTGACGACGGCGTTCTCAGTGGCACTGCTGTTGATGGTGTCGTTGGTCTGCCTGTTTCGGTGAACGGTTTTGCTGTTTCGGTTTTCGGTGACTCGATGACCTCGGGTGCGATGGCCGAGACCGGCACCGCTGTCGCTGGTGCTGGCACTGCGGAGGCTGGTGCCGTCACGGCCGTTGGCGACAGCGTGGCTGGTGGCACTGCGGTGTCTCCGGTGGCGGGCCTGCCGGTTTCGGTGAACGGTTCTGCTGTTTCGGTTCTAGGCGACTCGATGACCTCGGGTGCTATGGCCGAGGCCAGTGCCGTTGACGCTGCTGATGGCGGCGTTGTCACTTCTGGTGACGACGCCGCCCTCGGCGGCACTGCCGTTGACGGTGTTGTCGGTTTGCCGGTGTCGCTGAACGGTACAGCTGTTTCGGGCGTCGGCGACTCGACAACGTCGAACGCAACTGCCGGCTCCAATTCGCCAGGCGACTCGGGTGCATCCGAGTCGTCAGGTGATGACAGCATCCTCGGGGGTACGCTCCTTGACCTTGGCGTTGATGCTCCCGTCACGATCAACGGAGATGCAATCTCTGTTGTCGGCGACAGCACAGTCGATGGAGCAACAAGCGGCGGTTCCGGGCCGGATGACCCGGGTGCTGACGACCCGGGTACGGATGACCCGGGTACGGATGACCCGGGCACCGATGACCCGGGTACCGATGACCCGGGTACTGACGACCCAGGTACTGACGCACCCGGACCTGATGACCCCGGCATCCATGTTCCGGACGTTGACGGGCCTGACTCCGAAGGACCGGCATCAAGTGCAGCGGAGACTACTGCGGCAGGCGCCAGCGAGTCGCCCGCCGGGTGGGTCAACGGTGCGATGGACGAAGAGCTGGCCGAGACCGGCGCAGACGGCAGCTCAGCGATCTTCGGCATCGCCGCGTTGCTTCTGCTCATCGGTGTGGGGGTGAAACTCATCGGGCGCAAGCGTTCGCTTCGCCGTCACTAG
- a CDS encoding GntR family transcriptional regulator, translating into MLDEGRPLFVQIAEQIENDILDGTYPEETAVPSTNELANFLRINPATAGKGLNRLVDSGVLYKRRGIGMFVAAGAKQTLMEARRQSFSDEYIVPLMQEAAKLGISADELTELITKEARS; encoded by the coding sequence ATGCTCGATGAAGGACGGCCACTTTTCGTTCAGATCGCAGAGCAGATCGAGAACGACATTCTTGACGGGACCTATCCCGAAGAGACCGCAGTGCCGTCCACGAACGAGCTCGCCAACTTCCTGCGAATCAACCCTGCGACCGCCGGCAAAGGACTCAACCGGCTCGTCGACTCCGGGGTTCTCTACAAGAGAAGGGGAATCGGAATGTTCGTCGCCGCCGGCGCCAAGCAAACGCTCATGGAAGCGCGCCGCCAAAGCTTCTCTGACGAATACATCGTCCCGCTTATGCAGGAGGCCGCAAAGCTCGGCATCTCTGCAGATGAACTCACCGAACTCATCACGAAAGAGGCCCGCTCATGA
- a CDS encoding ABC transporter ATP-binding protein, with the protein MTAITTRDLAKVYKDVRAVDDVSIDLEPNRIYGLLGRNGAGKTTLMQLLTGQVFATSGNMRVFGESPVENAQILAQTCFIQESQKYPDTFRAKDVIAVAASVYPNWDAVFAEKLIADFRLPVKRLVKKLSRGQLSAVGIIIGLASRAPLTFFDEPYLGLDAVARQIFYDRLLEDFASYPRTVVLSTHHIDEAANLLEHVVVLDEGKLLLDADTEELRGRALQVAGKADAVDAFLAGRDVLSRDELGALSSATIMASEGDAERADGAGLTVSSVSLQNLIVHLTTDAQRSAVAV; encoded by the coding sequence ATGACCGCCATCACCACACGTGACCTCGCGAAAGTCTATAAGGACGTCCGAGCCGTCGACGACGTTTCGATTGACCTCGAGCCGAATCGCATCTACGGGCTTCTCGGCCGCAACGGAGCCGGAAAAACCACGCTGATGCAGCTGCTCACGGGCCAAGTCTTCGCCACGTCGGGAAACATGCGTGTCTTCGGAGAATCTCCGGTCGAGAACGCGCAGATCCTCGCGCAGACCTGCTTCATTCAGGAGAGCCAGAAGTACCCCGACACCTTCCGCGCGAAGGACGTCATCGCCGTGGCAGCGTCCGTCTACCCCAACTGGGATGCTGTCTTCGCCGAAAAGCTCATCGCCGATTTTCGGCTGCCCGTGAAGCGACTCGTGAAAAAACTCTCGCGGGGACAGCTCAGTGCCGTCGGCATCATCATCGGTCTCGCGTCGCGTGCGCCTCTGACGTTCTTTGACGAGCCGTATCTGGGTCTGGATGCTGTCGCACGCCAGATCTTCTACGATCGGCTCCTCGAAGACTTCGCGAGCTATCCTCGCACTGTCGTGCTGTCGACGCACCACATCGACGAAGCCGCGAATCTTCTCGAACACGTCGTCGTACTTGACGAGGGAAAGCTGCTGCTCGACGCCGACACGGAGGAGCTCCGCGGTCGAGCACTTCAGGTCGCAGGCAAGGCAGATGCGGTTGACGCGTTCCTCGCGGGTCGCGACGTGCTCTCGCGCGACGAACTGGGCGCCTTGTCTTCCGCAACCATCATGGCGAGCGAAGGAGATGCAGAACGGGCCGACGGCGCTGGCCTCACCGTCTCCTCCGTCTCACTTCAGAACCTCATTGTCCACCTGACGACGGACGCTCAGCGCTCCGCCGTCGCCGTTTGA
- a CDS encoding TM0106 family RecB-like putative nuclease, whose amino-acid sequence MFFLNETAEPRIVTSASDLTQASQCEWAFLRKLDAKLGRIPLIVEERDAMNKRTSALGDEHEARVLQQYRDRFGTGVVEIDRPASMTARDLQDAADSTLRAFEAGADVVFQATFWDGAFVGFADFIVRQPDGSYEVQDTKLARSAKITALLQLAAYGEKMAALGIRVSPIARLILGDGRHSEHRLRDIVPVYRRRVARLQRIIDERVADAGAIAWGATGYIACGRCDLCEEAVHEHRDVLLVAGLSVRQRARLLEAGITTIDALAAASDPLPDMTESTFAGLREQARLQLESDGRDAADAASAGSPAVRVFAPDALAAIPEPDEGDIFFDFEGDPLYSETRSDGTVEWGLDYLFGLIEADGTFRAFWAHSFAEERQALLDFLEYVRERREKHPAMHIYHYASYERTHLLSIAARHGVGEQAVDELLRAHVLVDLYPIVRHSVRVGSRSYSIKKLEPLYMGDEHRDGDVTNAGDSITEYAELSVLRAAGAAGDARAAAEAQRMLSSVADYNEYDCVSTLRLRDWLLGHARAAGVHPLGAADRDELDIEPSPLHDTLIGFAGDPLDPARTADQAALAISAAAIDYHRREQKSFWWGHFSRLVDPIDDWADTRDCFVIDRAVLDTDWHREGRQRSDRRHLVVRGSWAPGSTVKAGAKPFALYDQPAPWPDLHADPGARVARQVTILDVFDDGRMLLEETLGRDIEPYTSMPVALTPESPPRPGTQVDAIAWWGQSIVDALGDAAVSAASDPAEISKALTAEPVLDLLRRVPPRTHTGLLPRTGDNLADVTNAVLDLDDSYLAVQGPPGTGKTYLASHLIAELVRRHKWKIGVVSQSHAVVENVLDRVVTSAGLDASLVGKALKQGDAADAHAFTALDKKQYLTFGLDNDATGYVIGGTAWDFSNPARVGRRGLDLLVVDEAGQYSLGSTIAASVAARNLVLLGDPQQLPQVSQGTHPEPVDESALGWVSAGHDVLPDELGYFLAESRRMHDDVTAVVSELSYEGALRSHECVGERTLEQELPGLHVRPVNHAGNATASPEEAARVVEIVRDHVGLAWTDPDEKRVRDPLTERDIIVVSPYNAQVAEIREALDRAGHRDVRVGTVDKFQGQEAVIAIVSLAASDPGEVPRGMAFLLMKNRLNVSISRAQWAAYLVYSPALTDYLPTTPGEVAQLSAFISMVDGAEG is encoded by the coding sequence ATGTTCTTTCTGAACGAGACAGCTGAGCCGCGCATCGTCACGAGCGCGAGCGACCTGACGCAGGCGTCGCAGTGCGAGTGGGCGTTTCTGCGCAAGCTCGACGCCAAGCTCGGCCGCATCCCTCTCATCGTCGAAGAGCGCGACGCCATGAATAAGCGCACCTCAGCTCTGGGCGACGAGCACGAAGCCCGGGTGCTTCAGCAGTACCGCGATCGGTTCGGCACCGGGGTTGTCGAGATCGATCGGCCAGCTTCCATGACTGCCCGAGACTTGCAGGATGCCGCTGACTCGACGCTCCGCGCTTTTGAAGCCGGTGCCGACGTTGTGTTTCAGGCGACGTTCTGGGATGGCGCGTTCGTCGGGTTCGCCGACTTCATCGTTCGTCAGCCTGACGGCAGCTACGAGGTGCAAGACACCAAGCTCGCGCGCTCCGCGAAGATCACGGCGCTGCTGCAGCTCGCCGCCTACGGTGAGAAGATGGCGGCGCTCGGCATTCGCGTCAGCCCCATTGCGCGACTCATCCTCGGCGATGGCCGCCATAGCGAGCACCGCCTGCGAGACATCGTCCCGGTGTATCGGCGACGCGTCGCGCGCCTGCAGCGCATTATCGACGAGCGCGTCGCCGACGCAGGCGCGATCGCGTGGGGAGCGACGGGTTACATCGCCTGCGGCCGATGCGACCTGTGCGAAGAGGCCGTGCACGAGCACCGGGACGTGCTTCTCGTCGCGGGGCTCAGCGTGCGGCAGCGAGCCAGGCTACTCGAGGCTGGAATTACGACGATCGATGCGCTCGCCGCAGCATCCGACCCCCTTCCCGACATGACCGAGTCGACGTTTGCCGGTCTACGCGAGCAGGCACGTTTGCAGCTCGAATCCGACGGTAGGGATGCTGCGGACGCAGCGAGCGCAGGTTCGCCCGCTGTTCGCGTCTTCGCTCCTGACGCTCTCGCGGCGATCCCCGAGCCCGACGAAGGAGACATCTTCTTCGATTTCGAGGGAGACCCGCTGTACAGCGAGACGCGCTCCGACGGCACCGTCGAGTGGGGGCTCGACTACCTGTTCGGTCTCATCGAGGCAGACGGGACGTTCCGCGCGTTCTGGGCGCACAGTTTTGCAGAAGAGCGTCAAGCGCTGCTGGATTTTCTCGAGTATGTGCGTGAGCGCCGCGAGAAGCACCCGGCCATGCACATCTATCACTACGCGTCGTACGAGCGCACCCATCTGCTGTCCATCGCCGCTCGGCATGGTGTCGGCGAGCAGGCGGTTGATGAGCTGCTGCGCGCGCACGTGCTTGTCGATCTGTATCCGATCGTTCGTCACAGCGTTCGCGTGGGATCACGCTCATACTCGATCAAGAAGCTCGAACCGCTGTACATGGGCGACGAGCATCGCGATGGAGACGTCACGAACGCGGGCGATTCCATCACCGAGTACGCGGAGCTGAGCGTGCTCAGGGCAGCGGGTGCGGCGGGGGATGCACGTGCTGCCGCCGAAGCTCAGCGCATGCTCTCCTCGGTCGCTGACTACAACGAGTACGACTGCGTCTCGACGCTGCGCTTGCGTGATTGGCTGCTTGGTCACGCTCGCGCCGCCGGCGTGCATCCCCTTGGCGCGGCCGACCGCGATGAGCTCGACATCGAACCGTCGCCTCTGCACGACACACTCATCGGCTTCGCCGGTGATCCGCTGGACCCCGCGCGCACAGCCGACCAAGCAGCGCTCGCGATCTCGGCGGCCGCGATCGACTATCACCGACGCGAGCAGAAAAGCTTCTGGTGGGGGCACTTCTCGAGGCTCGTCGACCCGATTGATGATTGGGCCGACACGCGTGACTGCTTTGTCATCGACCGCGCCGTGCTCGACACCGATTGGCATCGCGAAGGCAGGCAGCGCAGCGACCGCAGGCACCTCGTCGTTCGCGGGTCATGGGCTCCGGGCAGCACCGTGAAAGCCGGCGCGAAGCCCTTCGCGCTCTATGATCAGCCCGCTCCATGGCCCGACCTGCACGCTGACCCGGGCGCTCGCGTTGCGCGGCAAGTGACGATTCTCGACGTCTTCGACGACGGCCGGATGCTGCTGGAAGAGACGCTCGGGCGCGACATCGAACCGTACACGAGCATGCCCGTGGCGCTGACTCCCGAGAGTCCGCCGCGCCCCGGAACCCAGGTCGATGCGATCGCCTGGTGGGGGCAGAGCATCGTCGACGCCCTCGGCGACGCCGCTGTTTCCGCAGCATCCGACCCCGCTGAGATCTCGAAGGCGCTCACGGCCGAGCCGGTGCTCGACCTTCTGCGTCGAGTGCCACCTCGGACGCACACCGGCTTGCTGCCGCGAACCGGCGACAACCTCGCCGACGTCACGAACGCGGTGCTCGACCTCGACGACTCGTACCTTGCCGTGCAAGGGCCGCCCGGTACGGGCAAGACCTACCTCGCCTCTCATCTCATCGCCGAGCTTGTGCGGCGGCACAAGTGGAAGATCGGTGTCGTCTCGCAGTCTCACGCCGTCGTCGAGAACGTGCTCGATCGCGTTGTGACGAGTGCGGGACTCGATGCCTCGCTCGTGGGCAAAGCGCTCAAGCAGGGCGACGCCGCCGATGCCCACGCGTTCACCGCGCTCGACAAGAAGCAGTACCTGACGTTCGGCCTCGACAACGATGCGACCGGCTACGTCATCGGCGGCACCGCGTGGGACTTCAGCAATCCGGCGCGCGTCGGTCGTCGAGGCCTCGACCTTCTCGTCGTCGACGAGGCGGGCCAGTATTCGCTCGGGTCGACGATCGCTGCGAGCGTCGCCGCGCGCAACCTTGTGCTGCTCGGTGACCCGCAGCAGTTGCCGCAAGTGAGTCAGGGCACGCACCCAGAGCCCGTCGACGAGTCGGCGCTGGGCTGGGTGAGCGCGGGGCACGACGTGCTGCCCGACGAGCTCGGCTATTTTCTGGCCGAGAGCCGTCGCATGCACGATGACGTCACCGCTGTGGTCTCGGAGCTGTCCTACGAGGGGGCGCTGCGCTCGCATGAGTGCGTCGGTGAACGCACCCTCGAGCAGGAGTTGCCCGGCCTGCACGTGCGCCCCGTGAATCACGCGGGCAATGCGACGGCGTCCCCGGAGGAGGCCGCGCGCGTGGTCGAGATCGTCCGCGACCACGTCGGTCTCGCGTGGACGGATCCCGACGAAAAGCGCGTGCGAGACCCGCTCACCGAACGAGACATCATCGTGGTCTCGCCGTACAACGCGCAGGTCGCCGAGATCCGCGAAGCGCTCGACCGCGCCGGCCACCGAGACGTTCGTGTTGGCACCGTCGACAAGTTTCAGGGGCAGGAGGCCGTGATCGCAATCGTGAGCCTTGCAGCATCCGACCCCGGTGAAGTCCCGCGCGGCATGGCCTTCTTGCTCATGAAGAATCGGCTGAACGTGTCGATCTCGCGGGCGCAGTGGGCCGCGTATCTCGTCTATTCGCCGGCGCTCACCGACTATCTGCCGACGACGCCGGGCGAGGTCGCGCAGCTCAGCGCCTTCATCAGCATGGTCGACGGCGCCGAGGGGTAG
- a CDS encoding 4a-hydroxytetrahydrobiopterin dehydratase: protein MMDRISAERFAEQSGVADWHAEGDSARARFETGSFAKGVEFVVEIGKLADQANHHPDVGLRYPNVTVTLSTHDVSGLTQRDIDLAKQISVAARNLDISAE from the coding sequence ATGATGGATCGAATCTCCGCAGAACGCTTTGCCGAGCAATCGGGAGTCGCCGACTGGCACGCCGAAGGGGACAGTGCCCGCGCGCGGTTCGAGACCGGGTCGTTTGCGAAGGGCGTCGAGTTTGTCGTCGAAATCGGCAAGCTCGCCGACCAGGCGAACCACCACCCCGACGTCGGCCTGCGCTACCCGAACGTCACAGTGACGCTGTCGACCCATGACGTGTCGGGGCTGACACAGCGCGACATCGACCTGGCGAAGCAGATCTCCGTCGCGGCGCGCAACCTCGACATCTCGGCGGAGTAG